A genome region from Manis pentadactyla isolate mManPen7 chromosome 5, mManPen7.hap1, whole genome shotgun sequence includes the following:
- the LOC130683977 gene encoding rho GTPase-activating protein 20-like, with translation MLAFINEKGPLRKGVFRTPTHMKSGRELKEKLNSGKKVNWNSESIFVIVAVLKDFLQNIEGSLFSSSLYDRWLAVPCQGKREDEKITATRRLLDQLPRANAVLLQCLFGVLYNIKQHSSYNEMTAFALSQHIAPSLLCLPNPCSTEAGMYLMKRISLVEFLIENCHKIFGEDATSLLGKSSVNGGTSEATVTTEQSSCISASDSDSDSDS, from the exons ATGCTTGCTTTTATCAATGAAAAAGGCCCTCTCAGGAAAGGAGTGTTCAGAACACCAACCCATATGAAATCTGGCAGAGAACTAAAGGAGAAGCTCAATTCCGGAAAGAAAGTGAACTGGAATAGTGAATCCATCTTTGTGATAGTGGCAGTCTTAAAG gaTTTTCTTCAAAACATCGAAGGAAGTCTTTTTTCATCCAGTCTGTATGATAGATGGCTTGCTGTTCCTTGTCAAGGGAAGAGGGAGGATGAGAAAATAACTGCCACCCGGAG gcTTTTAGACCAGCTGCCAAGAGCCAATGCTGTGCTCTTGCAGTGTCTTTTCGGGGTATTATACAACATCAAGCAGCACTCTTCATACAACGAGATGACCGCTTTTGCCTTATCACAGCATATAGCCCCGAGCCTTCTTTGTCTACCTAACCCTTGCAGCACAGAAGCAGGAATGTACTTGATGAAAAGG ATATCTCTGGTAGAATTTCTCATTGAAAACTGCCACAAGATATTTGGTGAAGatgccacttccctcctgggGAAGAGCTCAGTGAACGGTGGTACCAGTGAGGCTACAG TGACAACAGAACAGTCTTCTTGCATCTCAGCCAGTGACAGTGACAGTGACAGTGATTCATAA